Within Fusarium keratoplasticum isolate Fu6.1 chromosome 8, whole genome shotgun sequence, the genomic segment TATGAGACGAGCGAGGGAGAGAATGACGAGATAGAACCAGCCGGCGTTGCGACCAAATCCATGGTTTTTGCAGAGGACTAGAGCACCAATGAAGATGAATGCGTAGATGACAATCTCAGCAATGGCGATGTTGTCGTAGTCGTTGAGAGGGCgggtcatgatggcggttgAGGTTGGGAGTTTGAAGTTGTGAACTAGAGGTGTATGTGATATTGTGCTGGTTGCCTTGTTGGTTTATGTGGTGTTTAGACAGTTGGTCTTTGAAGGTTCAATTGATGAAGAGATAGAAGCAATGAGTTTGTTGctgtcttggtcttggctgcAGATGATATCCCATCCCAAGCCATGGACCGAGCCATCTTTATACACTTTCAACCTCAGTCTGTTGCATGCTCATTCAAGGCATCCCAGCATCGCCGCAGACCCTTCTCCACAGCCAAATACCACATCCATTGGGTGATAGACGATCCATTCAATCACAACCTCCCATTGAAGATAGGAAATAACAAGCTTGCGGAGGCTGAGCGGTAGCAATCGAATGAAATGCCAAGTCCGGTTTAGCGGGGGCTTTGCTCTGCATGGGTCGAAGCTGTAGGGCTGCCCCCCGTGCGAGTGCCGGTATCCGTGGTCTTCGGGGCCGAACCACGGCCATGATCTTGTGTGGTTGAAGCTGCAAGAGGTGAGATTTGGTCGGGTAACGGCACGTTGGGCGCTTTTTCGCTTGAAGGGTTTCGAATCGGATCCCCCATCGGGAAAGGCGGAGGACTGATACTCGACGAATAAGAGTTTAGAGTGTCGCTTCGGTTTCTTTGTTTCATGTAGATCGGATATCGATGATAATCTTTGCTTGATTCGATAATCGTTAATTGGAAGCTAATTCTTGTGGTTGACTCTATCCATAGGCATTATGGGCACGTCAAATCGACCAGGAGCAATAGGGTAGTTGAGATGAAACAGGTTCAACAACCAGCAAGTATCAATATATTGCCCAACGACGAAAAATAATAAAACAATCTTTTAGTTCTAAATATTCGAGCCATGTGTGATAATATTAACAAGTTGATAATATGCGTATATAGCACTTTGTGCCTAGGGTGGGCCACTTTGACTGAACCACAGTGACGTTTGTCCGTCGGAAAATTGTCCATCGACAACTCCAACCCCACCAACATTCGCATTCGCTTCGCAACGAGAGGCCTCACATCGAACGAATACcccaggccaaggcccttGCTCAATCATCTCGGCTGAACTAGTCCTATCAAGACGCGTCATCTGTCCGAGGCGATGCCCGTatgccttctccatctcgcaCCATCGCCTGCTCTAGGTAATACCTCTTCGCTAACAATTCCCACCAGCTCGTCATTGTATCTGGACTGCCCACTTCGGGCAAGTCCACAAGATCAAAGCAGCTCTACGACTACCTCGAGAAGCGTATCGTTGACTCAAAGTACCGTCTACACCTCATATCCGACGAGTCCCTTTCCATATCCCGCACCGTCTACGACCTATCACCAGAGAAACTCCCCGCACACACTCGCTCCGCGAATGCCTCCGAGAAGGATGCCCGGGCTGCACTATATGGCGCCGTGAAGCGCGTCCTCAGCGACAAGGACATCGTGATTCTCGACGGACTCAACTATATTAAGGGCTGGCGATACCAACTGCACTgtgaggccaaggcagtCCGCACACCAAGTTGTATATTGCAGATTGGATGCGGGGTGGACAGGGCGAGGGGAGTCAACGAGGAGAGGCTGCGACGAAGAGAAACCGGGGGCAACAAGAGCGCAGACGAGACCGAGGCCGCGGCTACTGATTCACCCGATGTCGACACCGCAGAGCCATACGAGCCGAGCAACTGGGACAACCTCGTCTTTCGATACGAAGAGCCCAACCCTATGACCCGTTGGGACAGCCCCCTCTTCACACTTATCTGGGAAGACGACGAGCCGCAAACCACAAAAGTCTTTTCCGATCTCTGGGATGCCATCGCAGGCGAGGCGCGCAAGGTAGTCCGGCCGAACCAGGCTACGGTCCAGCGCGGCCGTGAGGCCAGCGGCGACTACCTCTATGTGTTGGACCGTGAGACATCAGACATTGTGAAGCGCATCGTCGAGGCGCAGCGTGAGGGCGACGACGTTGACGAGGTACGGATACCATCAGGCTCTGGCGACCTTACCGTGCAGCTACCAGCAGGGAAGAAGGTTGGCCTGCCACagctgcagaggctgaggagggcaTTCATGGGGTTGAACAGAGGGGGCATTGGGCTGGAAGCTGTGGGGGACATGAGGGCCgcgaggttgagggagacGTTCGTGACGTATCTTAACGATACgtttgagaaggatgagTGAAGGCCGTCTCCTGCtgaaggtcaaggagctgccatcacctccaccaccagtGCGTgctgcttgagaagcttAGAGTCACCGTGATGCTCCGTCTTGCAAGCGCCTGATCCCTTTGTTCATAAAAGTCAGTGTTAAGGATGCTTTCGGCGCGTCTTTTCAGCTGTCTGAAGATAGGTCGTGCGCACatgaggagctcaagccaTCATGATACCCATGCCACGATGCATGGAACGGCGGATGGCCGACAAGATGTCATGTCATGACAATGACCCGACCTGCTGTCATGGACCTGCATCGGAAGTTCAAGGCTTTTTGCCTCCAAGCTGAAGGACATACCTCTGTTGCCGCTATATGCAACCCGACGAGTCAAGACGTTTGACTGAGGGCATTAGTCTGGCAACACTGACTCGTTGGGTCAGTAGTGAATGTGGCCACTGATAGACAGACATGCAGCAATACAGGAAGCCAGCTTTACGGACGAGAGGAAGACTCGACTCCATGCTTAAACCACCTACTCATTATGCGACTGGGATATCCATACCCGCGTGTTATGTGCCGCCTTGAGTAACGTGCTTGTGCAATATCGGTGGTCCGGGCGGGCATCAAAGTGACACCCATGTCGCTACTTTGCCGAGACCCTTGACGAGACCAGATGCACAAAGCCATCATGTTTGTACTTCGATATTACAGAGTTTGCTGGATGTTTCCATGACAAGTGGCAATTGAGGCGGGACTCGACCAAATGTGAATTGCTGCCTGTTGGCGAGAATGGTCGAGGCAAAAGAAAAGCATCCATCGTGGCGGACTCAACTTGTCGCGGAAATGAGACGAGCCCCGGATTTACAGCCTGGTCCATCTTGCACTGGATCTCAGACGATCCTCACCGTCCAAGGTGAGCGCGGGTGCAGGTGGTCTCAGTCTCACAATGGAACGAGCGCTAAGAGGGCGCCAACAAGCATGGCCAACAAGCACGCAGCTGGCCGAAAGACGTAGCCGGGAACATCAGCGAGCGAGTGTCGGTGGAGGCGGGCGCGATTGTTTGCGCGGCCCTAGCTGCCTGCCTTTGATCCGCCGTGCcatgccttgccttgccttgaccTCCGTCCAGCTGGGGCGAAAAGCAAAGCAACTGAATGCAGGAACTCTATGCGTGGCGGTCTGTCTAacaaggtggtggtgacagAAAGTGGCCAAGCAAAGCACCGAGATTCTGCACGATTGTGGCTGTTACGAGAACCCGGAAAGTGAGATTGGTGATGCTGAGACAGTACAGAAAAGTAATTGTTAGTGTCAATAGAAGCTTCTTCGGGCTTCTACATGCTTTGTCTTGCACGGCGATTGTAGGTCAGTACTGTAGTCGTCACTCTGAGTGTGCCTGTTGCTACCTACCGCCTCGCGCCCGTGCCCATGCTCGCTGCATCATAGTGCCAGCCTGGGGCGCCCCACCATCCCACGGCTGGGCTAAGCTGTTTTTGTCATATGCACAAACATTGTTCCGCCCCGAATCAGGGCGTTCGGTGATATCATTGGCCCACAGCTCCACGGTCGGCCAGTGAATCGCTGCCGGTCGACGTGCTGCTGGCTGCGCTGCTTGCGGTTCCGGTCCCGAAGGAAGGTGCCCTGTGGCCTTTGAACAGCTCGAACCTTCGTTGCCTCTGGCCTCAAACCTCAAAACGACTTTTCTTCCTACAACTCACAACTAActtctcaacatcaacctcccgctcttcccttcttccctcctACACTCCCATATCTTCCCCCCTCACCTCTCCCGTCTCTGAAGCAACAGCCATCGACTGGCTTTCTCCACAACACTTCCAGCTTCCCCTCCTCTCGTCATCAAGCGAGCCAGCAGTAGCTTCACCTGAAGCATCCAGAcaatcatcatggctccCCAGCCTGAcgagcaccaccaccacaagAAGGTCAACTTGACGTACGTCTTTACTCACCACCTCATCAAGCCATGGCGCCTGCCATGAGGCGAGCAGGAGCAGTAGCTAACTGGCGACAGCGATCCCTCCGGCGCGGAGATCAAGAACGTTCGTACcgcttgatcttgtcgacaCCCCGCACAGATAGCTGACCGTTACTAGGAAGATGACACCGCGACCGCgatcctcaagaagaagaagaagcccaaccAGCTGATGTAGGTGACGGGCACTCGCGGGTGCGCACGCAATGACTGACATGATCTAGGGTCACCGATGCCGTCAACGATGACAACAGCATCATCGCCCTCTCCGAGGCCACCATGGACTCGCTCCAGCTCTTCCGAGGTGACACCGTTCTTGTCCGAGGCAAGAAGCGGAAGGACACCGTCCTCATTGTCCTcgccgatgatgagctcgatgatggcagcgCTCGCATCAACCGAGTCGTGCGCCATAACCTGCGGGTCAAGCACGGTGACATGATCACCATCCACCCTTGCCCCGATATCAAATACGTCAGTTCCCCCTCATCAAGGGCACATCGACTTGTTGCTAACAGCTCTGCAGGCCAAGCGAATTGCTGTCCTCCCCATCGCTGATACCGTCGAGGGTATCACCGGTTCTCTTTTCGATGTTTTCCTCGCCCCCTACTTCCGAGAAGCATACCGCCCTGTCCGACAAGGAGACCTCTTTATCGTCCGTGGTGGTATGAGACAAGTCGAAttcaaggttgtcgaggtcgatcCCCCAGAGTACGGTATCGTGGCACAAGATACCGTCATTCACTGCGAGGGCGAGCCTATCCAgcgagatgaggaggagaacaacCTCAACGAGGTTGGCTACGATGACATTGGTGGATGCCGAAAGCAGATGGCCCAGATCCGAGAAATGGTCGAGCTTCCTCTCCGACATCCCCAGCTTTTCAAGTCCATCGGTATCAAGCCTCCCCGAGGTGTCTTGCTGTACGGACCTCCCGGTACTGGTAAGACGCTCATGGCCCGAGCCGTCGCCAACGAGACTGgtgccttcttcttcctgatCAACGGTCCCGAGATCATGTCCAAGATGGCCGGTGAGTCCGAGTCCAACCTGCGAAAGGCtttcgaggaggccgagaagaactctcccgccatcatcttcatcgacgagatcgatTCGATCGCCCCCAAGCGTGAGAAGACCAACGGTGAGGTCGAGCGACGAGTTGTCTCTCAGCTCCTCACCCTCATGGACGGCATGAAGGCCCGCTCCAACGTTGTCGTCATGGCCGCTACCAACCGACCCAACTCGATTGATCCCGCCCTCCGACGTTTCGGCCGTTTCGATCGCGAGGTCGACATTGGTATCCCCGACCCCACTGGCCGTCTCGAGATCCTCCAGATCCACACCAAGAACATGAAGCTCGGCGACGACGTCGACCTGGAGCAGATTGCCGCTGAGACCCACGGTTATGTCGGTTCCGATGTTGCTGCCCTGTGCTCTGAGGCTGCCATGCAGCAGATTCGTGAGAAGATGGATCTCAttgatcttgatgaggaCACCATCGATGCTGAGGTCCTCGACTCTCTCGGTGTCACCATGGAGAACTTCCGCTTCGCTCTTGGCGTCTCCAACCCCTCCGCGCTCCGCGAGGTTGCTGTTGTCGAGGTTCCCAACGTTCGCTGGGAGGACATTGGTGGTCTCGAGGAAGTCAAGCAAGACCTCAAGGAGAACGTCCAGTACCCTGTGGACCACCCCGAGAAGTTCCTCAAGTTCGGCATGTCTCCTTCCCGAGGTGTGCTGTTCTACGGTCCCCCTGGTACTGGTAAAACTATgttggccaaggctgtcGCCAACGAGTGTGCCGCCAACTTCATCTCCGTCAAGGGACCTGAGCTGCTCAGCATGTGGTTCGGTGAGTCCGAGAGCAACATCCGAGACATCTTTGACAAGGCccgtgctgctgctccttgcgTTGTCTTCCTGGACGAGCTCGACTCTATTGCCAAGGCTCGTGGTGGCTCCATGGGCGATGCTGGCGGTGCCTCTGACCGTGTCGTCAACCAGCTCCTGACTGGTAAGTAATTGTTTCTGATGGTGCCGGCTTCAACTGCTAACCCGAAATAGAAATGGACGGCATGACCTCCAAGAAGAACGTCTTCGTTATTGGTGCTACCAACCGACCTGAGCAGCTCGACCCTGCTCTCTGCCGACCTGGTCGTCTCGACTCGCTCATCTACGTGCCCCTGCCCGATGAGCCTGGCCGTCTCAGCATTATCAAGGCTCAGCTCCGCAAGACTCCCATTGCTGCTGACATCGACTTTGGCTACATCGCCTCCAAGACACACGGCTTCTCTGGTGCCGATCTTGGCTTCATCACCCAGCGTGCTGTCAAGATTGCCATCAAGGAGTCCATCACCGCTGATATCGAGCGCCAAAAGGCTCGCGAGGcggctggtgatgagatggacactgatgaggatgccgaggaccCTGTGCCTGAGCTGACCAAGGCTCACTTCGAGGAGGCTATGCAGATGGCCCGACGATCCGTGTCGGACGTTGAGATCCGCCGCTACGAGGCTTTCGCCCAGCAGATGAAGAACGCTGGCCCCGGTGCCTTCTTCAAGTTCCCCGAGGCTGgcgctgaggctgctggtgCCGACGGTGGCAACTCGTTCGGTGACGCtggcaatgatgatgatctctACGACTAAGGACGGCAACGGCTCTGTGGACATGGGTCCTTTGTATTCTAATATTTTCTCTCGTACATCTCTGCGTTGGTTGTGAGCAGCCAGTGGGACGGATTCCATCCATACACTATGTCGCAGCCGATATTGGGCTGGGAGTTGGTAGAAAGGTAGATGCGAGAAGAATGGCAACTTGACTTCGGTAGCCCTTGTGcgtcgctgtcgctgtcgccGTGATGGCCCAGTAGGAGGAAGTTGCTCATTGAAGCACAATTGTTTTGGACTTGATAGATGATGAAATTGATTCCCTTTTGATGAATAtgattgcttgcttgtctGTGTATCGTTGACATTCT encodes:
- a CDS encoding Cell division control protein 48 — protein: MAPQPDEHHHHKKVNLTDPSGAEIKNEDDTATAILKKKKKPNQLMVTDAVNDDNSIIALSEATMDSLQLFRGDTVLVRGKKRKDTVLIVLADDELDDGSARINRVVRHNLRVKHGDMITIHPCPDIKYAKRIAVLPIADTVEGITGSLFDVFLAPYFREAYRPVRQGDLFIVRGGMRQVEFKVVEVDPPEYGIVAQDTVIHCEGEPIQRDEEENNLNEVGYDDIGGCRKQMAQIREMVELPLRHPQLFKSIGIKPPRGVLLYGPPGTGKTLMARAVANETGAFFFLINGPEIMSKMAGESESNLRKAFEEAEKNSPAIIFIDEIDSIAPKREKTNGEVERRVVSQLLTLMDGMKARSNVVVMAATNRPNSIDPALRRFGRFDREVDIGIPDPTGRLEILQIHTKNMKLGDDVDLEQIAAETHGYVGSDVAALCSEAAMQQIREKMDLIDLDEDTIDAEVLDSLGVTMENFRFALGVSNPSALREVAVVEVPNVRWEDIGGLEEVKQDLKENVQYPVDHPEKFLKFGMSPSRGVLFYGPPGTGKTMLAKAVANECAANFISVKGPELLSMWFGESESNIRDIFDKARAAAPCVVFLDELDSIAKARGGSMGDAGGASDRVVNQLLTEMDGMTSKKNVFVIGATNRPEQLDPALCRPGRLDSLIYVPLPDEPGRLSIIKAQLRKTPIAADIDFGYIASKTHGFSGADLGFITQRAVKIAIKESITADIERQKAREAAGDEMDTDEDAEDPVPELTKAHFEEAMQMARRSVSDVEIRRYEAFAQQMKNAGPGAFFKFPEAGAEAAGADGGNSFGDAGNDDDLYD